One Oncorhynchus mykiss isolate Arlee chromosome 9, USDA_OmykA_1.1, whole genome shotgun sequence genomic window, CAATTAAGACCTGCTAGTGTGGCACATACGTGAATAAAAGTACAATCACTAGAACCCACTTCTCTGCAAACCTTCAAATCCTAAATTGCTGCAAGATGATTCAAGTGGACTCTTCATGTGAATCACGTGtcactcattccacggagggcagaGAATCTGTTTTTTTTCCGCTCTTCCAACTTGATTGATGAaataaggtcactgattagtaagtAACTCCTGACCTGGTTgtcatttggaaagtattcagaccactaccctttttccacattttatgtttcagccttattctgaaatagatttttttccttgttaatctacacacaataccccataatgatgggtttttagacatttttgaaaatgtatttacaaaagtcttcagaccctttactcagtactttgttaaagcacctttggcagcaattacagcctcgagtcttcttgggtatgacgctacaagcttggcacacctgtatttggtgagtttctcccattcttctctgcaaatcctctcaagctctgtcaggttggattgggagcgtcgctgcacagctattttcaggtctctccagatgttCAATCgtgtttaagtccgggctctggctgggccactcaaggacattcagacttgtcccaaagccactcctgtgtggtattggctgtgtgcctagggtcattgtcctgttggaaggtgaacattcgctccagtctgaggttctgagcgctcaggagcaggttttcgtcaaggatctctatttttattttacctttatttaactaggcaagtctgttaagaacaaattcttattttcaatgacggcctaggaacagtgggttaactgcctgttcaggggcagaacgacagatttttaccttgtcagctcggggatttggacttgcaaccttccggttactagtccaacgctctaaccactaggatgtactttgctacgttcatctttccctcgatcctgactagtctcccagtccctgctgctgaaaaacatccccaaagcatgatactgccaccaccatgcttcaccgtagggatggtgccagggttcctccagatgtgaagcttggcattcaggccaaagagttcaatcttgttttcatcagaccagagaatcttgtttctcatggtctgagaatcctttaggtgccttttggcaaactccaagcgggctgtcatgtgccttttaatgaggagtggcttccgtctggccactaccataaaggcctgattgatggagtgctgcagacatggttgtccttctggaaggtgctctcatcacagaggaactctggagctctgtcagagacaccattgggttcttggtcacctccctgaccaaggcccttctcccttaattgttcagtttggccaggtttcaaatttcttccattttaagaatgatggaggccactgtgttctttgggaccttcaatgctgcagaaatgttttggtacccttccccaggtctgtgccttgacacaatcctgtcttggagctctacagacaattcctttgacctcatggcttagtgCATGATAGAGCAAAAaacgtcaactgtgggacctgatatagacaggtgtgtgcctttccagatcatgtctaatcaattgaatttaccacagatggactccaatccgGTTGTAGAAACAtaaaggataatcaatggaaacagggtgcacctgagctcaatttttagtctcatagcaaagtgtctgaatacttatgtaaatacatttttcttcTAAACTttattcactttgtcattatggggtattgtgtgtagataaggAAAACATGTtaatgaatccattttagaataaggctgtaatgtaacaatgttgaAAAgtgaagcggtctgaatactttctgaatgcactgtaggtcttaattgaaaggaaaaccaGCAGACGCTACTAGGCCCTTCATGGAGTGACACTGACACCCCTGAATGAATATCTGAACTATGGAAAAGAGCATTTTGACATTTCAAACTAAGGCTTAACATTTTATATGAGTTGAACAACAATCTGGAATGAGGACGGCCTCAAAATAAATATGATGGATAGTGTATCAAACATTGAATTGTGGTTTCCTAAAACTGATACTAATCTAAGAAAAGTAGTCCTGTTTGTCAAACATTTGCAGACAATGGCTGAATGTTTCCAGATAGCAATGTAGTGTGTAGCACTCTTTAAATCCCCTCTTGATGAAATCTAAGGCATTTCTGTGATTCTTACTTCCTACCACAAATGAATTAATGATTCATAGAGATTATTACTAGTGTCAACAAATCAATGGAAaggaacaagataaaacaaatgaCAGATTTATTCTACAGCATTGATCACTTAGAAGAAATGTTCAAATGCCTACCGGAAGTCGTCTTTGGTAACAAACAAAATAAATCTACCAATATTTGGTTAACCAACAACAATAAGGACCCTATCTGGATGGATAAGGTAGTCTGTATCCCATTGTTAGATGGTGTGAGGCCTTTTGCAAGATAGCTGAGGGATTTGCTCCAATCTCATGAACCATTCCCTTTTATGCAGCCATCTTACTGTCATTAGATGAACAATGAGGCTGATAGTCGTACAACTGGAGGTTTTGGATTAAGTTCAACTCAAATGAAAGCCACTGATAGCAGAATGATACATTTGTGTTTCAAAAGTCACTATTGACAAACAGTCCATTGTTGTCACCTGAAATATAAGTATTGCATTATTGTAGACAATAAATTAATTGCATAGATCACTGGCCATTTTGAGAAATAACAGTCGGATTAGAGGTTTGACCTTGGATGGTGGCCTAGTTTCTGAACATAGGACAGAAGAGTGAAGATATGGACACAGTACCTGCTGTGACTGTGAGAGCCGCCTTGAGAACCATGGAAGTTGTGACCTCATAAAACATCTCAGAACCTTGCACATTAACATTATTCAAGGTTCTACATTGCTCTAGGAggtaatataacttttcagacaCTGCATTCCCTAACCACTGACTGAATGATTACAATTTGGGACACATTTCAGAAATTATTTGTAAGAGGTATAACACATAATTATCTTGGACTGATGAGCAGTAAGCACACCAGTGTGAAATTGCCAAAACCTGTTGACACAGATGGATTGGAAATCTCAAACATTTAAAGCCTTTTCCATGTGATTGAAAATAAAACCAGAGATggagaaaaacaaacacacagttcTCACTAGCAGGAGTACTGCTATGACTGGAAGTGCCTTCTTCGTATCAGGTTAGGAGAGTTTACAAAGCAAGTTAGGATCATTATCGTGGCAGGTTAATGTTAGGAaaatggttagggttaatgttagggttaggataggaaaagggttagggttaatgttagggttggggttaggggttagctaAAATGTTCTAAGCTGCTATGACAATTCTGGACGTAGCTGTATTCCCTGCAGTCACAACCCAAAACACAAATGACAGTAATGGTAGACACTATTTCAAAAGAAAAAGACAACAAATATGTATTTTTGACTTGAATCTACTGTCCAAAGAAACAAGTACCTACTCAATGCACACTACCAAAAATAACATTGATCAATCTTAAAAGTActaaattgaatattttttttttttttaaatcaagaaaacttttttaaataaacaaaatgTTCACTCATAATCAAAACAAAAACAGAGGAatcaacagacagagagaaagctgGAATCAAAAAGACACGGCAAAGTATCTCAGTACTGGCCATACTTTTTGGATCGCTAATTTACTTCTTTAAACTACTAGCTCAACACTCAATGATATGAACTCCTAAGAACAACTTTGGGTCTGTTTAAACGGTAGCAGCTTAACCCACTAAAACCAGATTGAAGGACTTATTTATGTTGTTGGGTAGCATTGGAGCAATACATTCACAAAATATAACCAACAACTAAATTACTCAATTTTATTGTGCGTATATTTTTCATTTTCCCTGTATAATTTTATTATAATTAGCCAGAATCTGGAAATAATCATTTCAATATATTTGATTGTCTTAAGCGTTCTTTCTAAACATCTATTTAAATTGTGACAGTTTTAACTAGGGACCCAAGTGCTAAAAACAGTAAGACCACTTCCAATAATGTTTCATTCTCCTGCAATACTTGTCCCTTTAGAGAGAAAACAGTTGATACCACCAGATGACACACATCTAAGTAACTTGAGCAGTTTGTTCAGCCTTCTCTCTTCAAACAATTACACAATTAAAACAAGCAGCGTGAagtgaacaaaaacaacaatggCATTGTGAAATTAAGAAACAAATCATTGATCATTTACTTTTTGAATCTGTGCAACAAAAACAAACGGATGAAAAGCTTAAAAATAACATGACCAAAAAAATGTCAAACTAAAACTAAAGGACGACTCTAAAATGACACATGGTGGTGTAACTTATATTGCTGGTTTTCATTCTCCCCAGAATAGTGTGAAAAATAATTTGTTAATACGTGCACagaaaataatgtgtgtgtgtggtgtttttcTCTTTCTTCGACAAAAGAGTCATGTTCTGTTATCAAAATAGATGTTCCACGTGTCCAACAGTTTACCATAACCTCTGATTTGAAAATATCCTTTTGTCTTTAGTGTGACAGTCTGGTCCGTATTCCTCCGCCTGTCTGGTGTGTACTGCCCAGAGTCACTATGAGCTGAGCTGTATGGGCGGCAGGTTGCCCAGGAGACAGACTCTAGTAAACCCACCAGTGTCTCCTCTTCACTTGCTGTGCTGGTAGGAGTAGTCTGGGTGTTCTGTGGGCGTCTCCAGGGCAACCTGTTGTAGGACGGCAAGTTCCTGTTAATATATTGAAGAGGTGAGGAGGATCAATTGGTCATTGAACCGTCAGTGAAGTGACTGTGTAGGAGGACGTTTCTTACCTCGACTGAAACGTTGCTTTGAGGCACTTGGGTGTACTGAGGGATGTAGGTCCCTTGCATTGATGTGTTTGCCGGCATGTACTAAAATAGAGAGGAGAAACATCTTAGAAAGTAATCATTTTAGAATCTATTCATGTGTCTGAATAAAACTGTCTTTATGGGGGGATGGAAATTGGCATTAGGAATTACACTGCAAACACAATGTCTTTGTCCAATGTATGCATCTATGTGTCtatagttgtgttctgtggggaCTGACCGTGCCACTGCTGCCCATAGAGAGGTGGCTGAGCTGCTGTGTGGGAGGCCCCATCATAGAGGTGGGCTGGATAGACATGGTGTGGTCCATGCCCTGTGTCAGGAGTTGGCCCtaaggacacacacagagagttgtCATACACACAGTCAAACAGAAATGCAtgtatgcacatacacacaggtgTCTCAGCTCAAACATCACAGAGAGCATTTGTTTATCCTTAACAggtgtgtctctctcacacagagacgGATCACACTGATTCACTAATAGGCAGTAACAGACCCACAATAACAATAGCGGTGGGTACAACTTACTGAGGTCTGCATGAGGTACGACTGATGATGCATCCAGGACTGTGGACTGTGGATCTGCAGCAGAGTGAAGACACAACATAAGATTGATTTTTGCAGATTTTCAAAATAGGAAATACATCCTCTTTACACAGTAACACAATAGACCGTGTACTGACCAGGTAGGTATTTACAGGAGAAATACAATAGACCATGTACTGACCAGGTAGGTATTTACAGGAGAAATACAATAGACCATGTACTGACCAGGTAGGTATTTACAGGAGAAATACAATAGACCATGTACTGACCAGGTAGGTATTTACAGGAGAAATACAATAGACCATGTACTGACCAGGTAGGTATTTACAGGAGAAATACAATAGACCGTGTACTGACCAGGTAGGTATTTACAGGAGAAATACAATAGACCGTGTACTGACCAGGTAGGTATTTACAGGAGAAATACAATAGACCATGTACTGACCAGGTAGATATTTACAGGAGAAATACAATAGACCGTGTACTGACCAGGTAGGTATTTACAGGAGAAATACAATAGACCGTGTACTGACCAGGTAGGTATTTACAGGAGAAATACAATAGACCGTGTACTGACCAGGTAGGTATTTACAGGAGAAATACAATAGACCGTGTACTGACCAGGTAGGTATTTACAGGAGAAATACAATAGACCATGTACTGACCAGGTAGGTATTTACAGGAGAAATACAATAGACCATGTACTGACCAGGTAGGTATTTACAGGAGAAATACAATAGACCGTGTACTGACCAGGTAGGTATTTACAGGAGAAATACAATAGACCGTGTACTGACCAGGTAGGTATTTACAGGAGAAATACAATAGACCGTGTACTGACCAGGTAGGTATTTACAGGAGAAATACAATAGACCATGTACTGACCAGGTAGGTATTTACAGGAGAAATACAATAGACCATGTACTGACCAGGTAGGTATTTACAGGAGAAATACAATAGACCATGTACTGACCAGGTAGGTATTTACAGGAGAAATACAATAGACCATGTACTGACCAGGTAGGTATTTACAGGAGAAATACAATAGACCATGTACTGACCAGGTAGGTATTTACAGGAGAAATACAATAGACCGTGTACTGACCAGGTAGGTATTTACAGGAGAAATACAATAGACCGTGTACTGACCAGGTAGGTATTTACAGGAGAAATACAATAGACCGTGTACTGACCAGGTAGGTATTTACAGGATAAATACAATAGACCGTGTACTGACCAGGTAGGTATTTACAGGAGAAATACAATAGACCGTGTACTGACCAGGTAGGTATTTACAGGAGAAATACAATAGACCATGTACTGACCAGGTAGGTATTTACAGGAGAAATACAATAGACCATGTACTGACCAGGTAGGTATTTACAGGAGAAATACAATAGACCATGTACTGACCAGGTAGGTATTTACAGGAGAAATACAATAGACCATGTACTGACCAGGTAGGTATTTACAGGAGAAATACAATAGACCATGTACTGACCAGGTAGGTATTTACAGGATAAATACAATAGACCATGTACTGACCAGGTAGGTATTTACAGGATAAATACAATAGACCATGTACTGACCAGGTAGGTATTTACAGGAGAAATACAATAGACTGTGTACTGACCAGGTAGGTATTTACAGGAGAAATACAATAGACCGTGTACTGACCAGGTAGGTATTTACAGGAGAAATATAATAGACCATGTACTGACCAGGTAGGTATTTACAGGAGAAATACAATAGACCATGTACTGACCAGGTAGGTATTTACAGGAGAAATACAATAGACCATGTACTGACCAGGTAGGTATTTACAGGAGAAATACAATAGACCATGTACTGACCAGGTAGGTATTTACAGGAGAAATACAATAGACCATGTACTGACCAGGTAGGTATTTACAGGAGAAATACAATAGACCATGTACTGACCAGGTAGGTATTTACAGGAGAAATACAATAGACTCTGTCAGGGGCGTAGCCACACccaccactggggagccaggcccacccaatcagattgacAAATAAAAAGCATAAAAAATGCTCAGTGTTTTACCTAAACATGCAAACACCATCAGACCGATTCCTAGCAAGCACGGCACTGGGTTGGTCAGATATGATTAAATATAACAGAACAGTTGAACTGGAATGACATTCACTTTCACGGGATTGGTTGccaaaaataactaactgaaagCCACACCCATAATAGCCACTAATATGACCACACTGAGACatatgtcactgtgcttctattgCTATCTGCACCATGCCACTGACTACTTCAGTTGTTCATTTAGCAAACAAGACAGTTCATGATCCAGTGCCTTTATCACAGTCAACACACCTATATTTAAGCTTTAATTAGCTTTACAAATGCTACATTTTCTCTCAGTCTCAtgtaaaaatgtgtagaatagcagaaaATTAGGTTAaaacaacattttctctcagtctCATGTAAAAATatgtagaatagcatgagatttgctataaaacagcacatttttctCTTTGACCCAGacccatggaaaaatgtgtaagATTACATGAAGTTAGCTGCTTCCCTCCCCAAAACAGATGGTGTACTGAGCTTTTACGTATTTATAGGGGAAATACATACACATTTTATtcatttagtagacactcttatctagagcaacttacagttgtgagtccatacattttcagacttttttgtactggtcccccgtgggaatcaaacccacaaccttaGCATtgaaagcaccatgctctaccaactgagacacATGGGACAACTGACAGTGTACTGACCTGGTAGATACAGTATTTACAGGAGAGATACAACAGACTGTCCTGACCTGGTAGATACAGTATTTACAGGAGAGATACAACAGACTGTCCTGACCTGGTAGGTATTAACAGGAGAGATACAACAGACTGTCCTGACCTGGTAGGTATTAACAGGAGAGATACAACAGACTGTCCTGACCTGGTAGGTATTAACAGGAGAGATACAACAGACTGTCCTGACCTGGTAGGTATTAACAGGAGAGATACAACAGACTGTCCTGACCTGGTAGGTATTAACAGGAGAGATACAACAGACTGTCCTGACCTGGTAGGTATTAACAGGAGAGTGCATGTAGGGGGGGAGGGAGGTCTGAGCGATCATTCTGTTAGGGGCCATACTGTAGGGAGCTGAGTAGAAcctagagacacacacagacagagagaagaaaccCATCAGTATCCAACACATACTGCTTCCCCTGCAGTACATATGTCTAGGATTATCTCTCTGAGGTTTAGTGGAGTATCTGAACTCACCCATTCTGTAAGGCTGTGGTGGGGTCATAGGTCAGTGTCATTCCTCCCTGTGGTCAAACAGATACATGCAGTAAGCACACATAcattattacattatatatttttctttaacctttatttaactaggcaagttagcaGACTGTTTACTGTCTCAATGAGAGGCTACGGGGACCATAGCAGACTGTTTACTGTCTCAATGAGAGGCTACGGGGACCATAGCAGACTGTTTACTGTCTCCATGAGAACTCACCGTTTCTCCATCTCTTGTCCAGGGACGGCCGTGCTGCAGGTACTTTCCCTGGCTCTGTCTCTTCTTCTGTCCTCCGTCTGCAAACTTACACAACAGGGGTTCTGAGGGCACTGTgttgtggaggagagggagagggttgagTGACTGTGGAACACTGAAGGGGCTATTCTGTGTGTATAttgtttattaaaaaaataacacCTGTTCAGATAGAGATGTCTCACCTGGAACTCCAGGTGGAGTCTTGATATATTTGCCGTTGAAATGTTGAATGATAGTCTCACATTTCTCTGTTGACTCCATCCTGAAAAGAAAGTGTAATTTAAAGGAGGATGTGATGTACTATCGCCAATGACCAGCAGAGGGTCCAGCAGATAGCTGAGTTCACCTGGCAAGCCAGCCCTGCCTTAACCTGACGAAGCAGGCGTAAAGAAACATCTGAGCGGGGTCTACAGAAACCGGAAGCATTAGGTTCTCAGGCTCCGCCTCTTCCTCTATGCTTTTGCCCTAAACCGGGTGCTTCCGGTTCTGTCGACCCCGCTGAGGGTGGCCACACGTTGACAAAGGCATATGAATCCATAACATTGCATTTGTCACTGTTTAAATATGGAGGTACGCATTACTCAGCACGAGAGAGTCTGTTTATGCTTCTCCTACATAGCTGTGAAATTGTTTACCTGGCAAAGCCCACTCCTCTGCTGGTGCCATTGGCGTCTCTGAGGATGCGTGTAGAGATGACCTGACTGAAGGGCTTCAGCATATTCTCCAGCTCCTGCTCATCCAAAGACACAGGCAGGTTGGAGATGTACAGGTTAGTGGGGTCCTGCTCCTGTTgctgtggggagagggagagagaaagggaggggggtaCAGGGTTAAATCTGCTCGTCCATATACACAGGCAGGTTGGAGATGTACAGGTTAGTGCATGGGGTCTTGTTTCTGTTGCTGGATTACAGACAGGGAgatgaaagagagtgagaggccTTTAACAGCATACACACCTGAGGCAGGGCTAGGCTACAGCATTCAGTTGACTTTCTATACTTGAGGGAATTATATAAGATATCTGGCAGAAACAATTGTGAGACATTATCTGTGTGGTTCCTACGTGGGTGATAAATGGGAGTTGAAGGAGGGAAACGGGACAATAGAAGCAGGGTAGAGGTAAAAGAGGGGGATGAAGTGGAGATCTAGAGAAAGACAGTCTGGCTGGACGTCATCTGACCTCACTGAAGAGAgggttctctcactctctctcggcctcactccctctctctcggcctcactccctctctctacccctcggcctcactccctctctctctacccctcggcctcactccctctctctctgccccccctatCCCTATCCTCAACACGTTATTAGACAGCCAGTCacggaggagagagaaaacaggtcCATTGTGTTAGACTAGCTGTGTTAACAGGACAGTTAGGTAATATCATATCACAGTATAATTGCTATGCAATGGGCTCTGAGTCTCCACAGATATTCTCTACAATGATTGTGTTATCTTTTGACAGAGATCTTCCGGAGATCTACAGACTTTTGGAAATCCTTCTGATTAATTTCTATGGCTCCACACACCATCATATTCCCAATGGGGATCTGATCAGGGCATGACAAAATGTGTCAGTCACATGCATAATCCTGACCTTGAATTCATATGCTCTTCTGGCTTGCATATATCAGTAAAAtgatggttactggcccaacgctcttcaGCTATGACAAATGCCATCTGAAACTCAAAGAGTCAAGAAGTCCTCGGAAAAATTGAGTTTTTCTTGAAATACCTGAATGATGCTTTTGATTAATTCAAGTGATTTTCCACTTCTACTCCATATTCTACCTGCCTGCCAAAACTACCTGAATTGGAATAACAGCAAAGTAAGATAGCCGTATGATAGCGTATCTGAATCTCAACCATAACGGTTTTGCATATTCATTAATGTGTCGATGTGaataaaacactataaaatgCATTTCAGATTAATCTACATCATGAATTATGTATAGTTTAATCACTGTGACCTGTATTGAAGGTGATTCCCacgaggaacacacacacacacacacagcccacgaggaacacacacacacacagcccacgaggaacacacacacacacacagcccacgaggaacacacacacacagcccacgaggaacacacacacacagcccacgaggaacacacacacacacacacacagcccacgaggaacacacacacacacacagcccacgaggaacagacacacacacacacagcccacgaggaacacacacacacacacacacacagcccacgaggaacacacacacacagcccacgaggaacacacacacacacacacagcccacaggATCAGAACAAAGCAGAGGATAATTTCACCAGAAATGACTCACAAGGGCCTCCccagtggcgcagtggtctaaggcactgcatcacagtgttagaggcgtcactacagacccaggatTCGATCCCAgcctgtgtcgcagccggccacgattGAGAGaaccatgaggcggcgcacatttggcccagcatcgtccgggttaggggatggtttgcatgcacgctgacacggtcgccaggtgtacgttgtgtttcctccaacaaattggtgcggctggcttccgggttaagcgagtaGTGTGTCAAGCAGCAgggcggcttggcagggtcgtgtttcagaggacgcacggctctcaaccttcgcctctctcaagtccatacgggagttgcagcgatgggacaagactaactaccaattggataccacgtaattggtgagaaaaaggggtaaaaagtacaaaaaaatAAATTACTCACTAGGTTGTAAACCTCCCAATGAACAATGAGGTTGTAAACCTCCCAATGAACAATGAGGTTGTAAACCTCCCAATGAACAATGAAGTTGTAAATTCTCCCAATGAACAATGAGGTTGTAAATTCTCCCAATGAACAATAAAGTTGTAAACCTCCCAATGAACAATGAGGTTGTAAACCTCCCAATGAACAATGAGGTTGTAAATTCTCCCAATGAACAATGAAGTTGTAAATTCTCCCAATGAACAATGAAGTTGTAAACCTCCCAATGAACAATGAGGTTGTAAACCTCCCAATGAACAATGAGGTTGTAAACCTCCCAATGAACAATGAGGTTGTAAACCTCCCAATGAACAATGAGGTTGTAAACCTCCCAATGAACAATGAGGTTGTAAACCTCCCAATGAACAATGAGGTTGTAAACCTCCCAATGAATGCCAGGCAAACATACTGAAATAATACATGTGATTTATTCGGTATGCAAGAACTATGGTTGCAAAAAAGGAATGCCGGAACAAGGAGGACATCCGGTATCCGCCaatcaggatttctggaaaatcaGTGAATGTATTGAAGTTCCCACAATTTTGCAATGCTAGTGAGAACCCTTTTGTGAATGTCAGTGATCCAGCCCAAGCTTCTCTGTGGGGTTTGGCGTGTGACGGTGATGGTGATTGGAACAGTATGTGTGTGGTTTTAaagtgtgtgtctggtgtgtgttgttgatgatgtgg contains:
- the LOC110532684 gene encoding RNA-binding motif, single-stranded-interacting protein 2 isoform X2, whose translation is MAPPSPNHTTTSSSSSGSLSGEQLSKTNLYIRGLHPGTTDQDLAKLCQPYGKIVSTKAILDKTTNTCKGYGFVDFDSPSAAQKAVTALKAGGVQAQMAKQQEQDPTNLYISNLPVSLDEQELENMLKPFSQVISTRILRDANGTSRGVGFARMESTEKCETIIQHFNGKYIKTPPGVPVPSEPLLCKFADGGQKKRQSQGKYLQHGRPWTRDGETGGMTLTYDPTTALQNGFYSAPYSMAPNRMIAQTSLPPYMHSPVNTYQIHSPQSWMHHQSYLMQTSGQLLTQGMDHTMSIQPTSMMGPPTQQLSHLSMGSSGTYMPANTSMQGTYIPQYTQVPQSNVSVEVALETPTEHPDYSYQHSK
- the LOC110532684 gene encoding RNA-binding motif, single-stranded-interacting protein 2 isoform X1 — protein: MLLSVPPRTGFNPYNGYTSRLSKKPTYVSSSHQMAPPSPNHTTTSSSSSGSLSGEQLSKTNLYIRGLHPGTTDQDLAKLCQPYGKIVSTKAILDKTTNTCKGYGFVDFDSPSAAQKAVTALKAGGVQAQMAKQQEQDPTNLYISNLPVSLDEQELENMLKPFSQVISTRILRDANGTSRGVGFARMESTEKCETIIQHFNGKYIKTPPGVPVPSEPLLCKFADGGQKKRQSQGKYLQHGRPWTRDGETGGMTLTYDPTTALQNGFYSAPYSMAPNRMIAQTSLPPYMHSPVNTYQIHSPQSWMHHQSYLMQTSGQLLTQGMDHTMSIQPTSMMGPPTQQLSHLSMGSSGTYMPANTSMQGTYIPQYTQVPQSNVSVEVALETPTEHPDYSYQHSK